The Terriglobia bacterium sequence CCTCGTCGCTCTTGCTCCACAGGGACGCGTCGCCCTTCCACAGGCGGTTCATCTTGTCGTTCAATTGCCAGTCTTTGAGCGTGGCGTCCACGGCTTGCTTGAGTTGCGCGGGAAAATCAGCGTATTTGGGGACCGCCGCAGCGGTGGGCGCTGACGGAACGGACTTCTTGGCTTCCACCGCCGCCAGCAGCTTGGTGAAAGCGTCATCGAACAGCTTGATGCCGTCGTCCAGCAATTTCTCCGTAACTTCCTGCATGGAGATGCCGGCGGTCTCCAGGCTGGCCATAGTGCGGTCAGCGGCGGACAAGTCACGGTCAATGGTGCGCTCCACGCGGCCGTGATCGCGGAAGGCGTCAAGGGTCACCGGAGGAATGGTGTTCACCGTCTCCGGGCCAATCAACTGGTCCACGTACAGCACGTCAGAGTAGTCAGGATTCTTGGTGCCGGTGCTGGCCCACAGCAGGCGCTGGGTCTGTGCGCCGCGCGAGGCCAGGGCCTTCCACCGCGGTCCGGAGAACAGTTGACCATACTTGTGATACGCCTGCTTGGCGTTGGCGATGGCCACTTTCCCCAGCAGGCCTTGCAACAATAACTTTTCCTGCGGGCTGCTTACATTCTTGAGCCGGGCGGCGACAATGGAGTCCACCAGGGTGTCAATGCGGCTGACAAAGAAGCTGGCCACGCTGGCGATCTTGCTCACGTCCCCGCCGGCGTTATGCAGAATCTCCAGGCCGTCAATGAAGGCTTCCGCTACGCGCTCGTAGGCTTCCTGCGCGAACAGCAGCGTGATGTTGATGTTAAGGCCTTCGCCCGTCAGCTGGCGGATCGCCGGGACGCCTTCCGGCGTGCCGGGAACTTTGATCATCAGGTTCTCGCGATTCACCGCCTTCCACAGGCGGCGCGCTTCATCAATGGTCCCTTGGGTGTTGCGTGCCAGGGTAGGCGAAACTTCCAGGCTCACGTAGCCATCGCGGCGGCTGGTCGCTTGATATACGGGGCGGAGCAGATCGGCGGCGCCCTGTATGTCACGAATCGCAACGCGTTCAAAGATTTCTGCGGCGCTTAGCCCCTGGGCGCGCAGTTGCTCCAGAAAGTCAGCGTAGTCCTTGCTGCCGGTGATGGCTTTTTCGAAGATCGCCGGATTTGACGTCATGCCGCGCAGGCCGTCTTCGCTGATCAACCGCTGCAGCTCGCCGTTGAGGAGAAGATCGCGGCGGATGTAATCCAGCCACACCGACTGGCCGAGTTCCTGCAGCTGCAACAGGGGATTGGCGTGGACCACGCTGCTTGATGGATTCTTGTCAACGGTAGGTACAGGATTCATGATTGCTTCTCCTTGGCCGCTGCAGCCGGCGCGTAACGTTGCTCAATCTTCAGCACCTTGGCCAGCCGGCGTTGGTGACGCTCTTCCGCGGTATAGCGCGCGTTTAGAAAAATGGTGCACAGGTCCTTGGCCAACTCCGGTCCAATCACCCGCGAACCCAGGACCAGCACGTTGATATTGTCATGCTCCACCCCCTGGTGAGCGGAGTAGCCGTCATGGCAAAGACCGGCGCGGATGCCGGGAATCTTGTTCGCGGCCACGGACGCGCCCACCCCGCTGCCGCAGATCAGTATGCCGCGTTCGGAGCCTCCTTGGATGACGCCCAGAGCTACTTTTTCCGCGAAGTCAGGATAATCCACCGGTTCCGCGCTGGTTGTGCCCACGTCCGCCAACTGGTGGCCGGCGGCGCGCAGGTGGGCGATGAGCACTGCCTTCAGTTCAAAGCCAGCATGATCAGAACCAATGGTTACGCGCATGTTCCTCTTAGGGCGAAGCGAAATCGGCGCTCGGGAAATATCGGCTCCGAATAAGCCTACAACTAAATTGCCATTCCGTGGGCAGCGAGCCCGGTGGAAATCGTGGCGAAAAAGCTGGCCACCTGGCAACTCTCGTTCCGAAACCCTATGTTATAGAGATTCGGAAACATCCGCAGGGTTTCGTCCGCTTTTGGATTAATGCTGGTCATCGCTGAAGAGGCCATGGCGGCCCCGCCCAGACGCAGATTTTCCAGTTGCCTAGGACTTAGGGAGTCCGCGCAATGCGGCAAGAAAGCAAAAAGCGCGGCCAGGTTGAGCCGCGCTCTCTTCTAAAGAGGCAAGAGGAGTCACAAAGGTAGTCGCCAGACCGGCGGTGACACCCCCTTGGCAACCACCACCGGTCTAGATGCTTCTCCGTTCATCCTGCCCACTAGTGCGGGTTAGAACGAAAACGTTTCATTGCGGGAAAAGAAAATTTTCGCTCGGCTGGCCGAACTCATCCTTTCGACGAAGCTCAATCTCAAGAAATCAGGGTCTAAGCCGTTACCCGGACGCCACATTTATTAGAGCTTCTAATCTAACTGTCGCCTCGGCGCACTTCCAGCAAAGCGATGCCGGTCACTTGCGCACCTGGCAAACTATTGATTCCTAAAGTACTAACAGCCAGCGTCGTGAATGCCGTTTCCCGCTGTGTGACGGCCATCACGCTAGGTCTTAAACCCTCACACCTAATATCGCGCCATTGGAAGCAAATCGTTTGAGGCGAAGGCCCGATATGAAATCCAACTTTGACATTCAAAACACCCCCTTGGTCGCCATTTGGGAAATCAACCACTCCGACGCACAGACTCATCAAGCCGAAGATCAGGTCTGTGCGATCTGCCAGGGGCCGGCCCACGTGGTGGCCACCGATGAACAGCCAGACGCGCTGGAGCTAAACACCCACGAAGCCGAGAAGCTGATCCGCGACATGGCCGAACTGGCTCCGCCGATCCTGAACATCACTGGCGGCGATCCGCTGCGGCGACCGGACCTTTATTGCCTGATTGACTACGCGGTGGGGCGAGGCCTGCGTCCGGTGCTGGCGTTACCTGCGACCCCGCTTTTGGACCGCACAGCGATTGCCGAACTGAAACACGCCGGGCTGTCACGCCTGTCGCTCAATTTGGACGGCGCGTCGCCCGAGCTTCATGACTTGATTTCCGGCGTGCACGGTTCTTACGCCCGCACCATGGAAGCGGTGCACTGGGCCAACGATTGGCGCCTGCCCCTGCAGATCACCACGCACTTGAGCGCGCACAACCTGAATGACCTGGAAAACCTGGCGGCCTTGCTGAAAACTTGCAAGACCGTGTTGTGGACCGTGGTTTTTCCTGTCCCGGCAAGCAAGAGCGAGATGGAGAAGCTGCCGTCAGCGGCCGAGTTCGAACAGACTTTTGCCACTCTGTACAAGATCGCCCAGCAAGTTTCATTCAAGATCAAGACGGTTGAAGCCCAGCACTACCGCCGTTACGTTTTGCAGCAAGGGGCCAAGGCGCGGACGGACAAGTTGTGGAGGGCCAAGTCCTTCGCCCAAGGTATTCCGGGAGTACTGCCGGTGAATGAAGCCAAGGCCACGGTCTTCGTTTCCAGCACCGGGGAGGTCTATCCCAGCCCCTCTCTCCGTATTTCTGCGGGCAACGTTCGCGTGCAGAAGCTGGCCGATATCTACCGCGGTTCAGAGCTGTTCATGTCCCTGCGCGACTCCGCCAGCCTGAAAGGCAAGTGTGGCGAGTGTGGATTCAAGGTCGTCTGCGGCGGATCGCGCGCGCGCGCCATGGTCCTGCAGGATGACATGTTTCAGCAGGACGCCACCTGTATCTACCACCCGGGCGCGCAAAAGCAAGCGCGCAAGAAACAAGCTCCCAAACTTCCGCTGCAGCAGGTGGCGGTAGAGAAGCCTTAAAGAAGGATTTGCCCCCAAGAGCTTCCTCGGAACCAAGGTAGACGCACTGATCCCAAACCGAGTCGAGTCGAGGCGTGGCATAGCCGCTGCGCCTCGACTCGTCGTTTTATGGGTGGCGGAGGCCGTGGCAGGCTGGGCCTCTCAGAAGCGAGCAAAAAGCTCCTAGAAATAGTCAAGGGCCAGAGCTTCCGGGTCTCTGGCCCTTAATAGCAGTCGACGGATGAGCCTGCTTCTGTAGCAGTAGAGTCGGAAAGACGGCTTGAAATATAGGCCA is a genomic window containing:
- the rpiB gene encoding ribose 5-phosphate isomerase B; its protein translation is MRVTIGSDHAGFELKAVLIAHLRAAGHQLADVGTTSAEPVDYPDFAEKVALGVIQGGSERGILICGSGVGASVAANKIPGIRAGLCHDGYSAHQGVEHDNINVLVLGSRVIGPELAKDLCTIFLNARYTAEERHQRRLAKVLKIEQRYAPAAAAKEKQS
- a CDS encoding radical SAM protein, producing MKSNFDIQNTPLVAIWEINHSDAQTHQAEDQVCAICQGPAHVVATDEQPDALELNTHEAEKLIRDMAELAPPILNITGGDPLRRPDLYCLIDYAVGRGLRPVLALPATPLLDRTAIAELKHAGLSRLSLNLDGASPELHDLISGVHGSYARTMEAVHWANDWRLPLQITTHLSAHNLNDLENLAALLKTCKTVLWTVVFPVPASKSEMEKLPSAAEFEQTFATLYKIAQQVSFKIKTVEAQHYRRYVLQQGAKARTDKLWRAKSFAQGIPGVLPVNEAKATVFVSSTGEVYPSPSLRISAGNVRVQKLADIYRGSELFMSLRDSASLKGKCGECGFKVVCGGSRARAMVLQDDMFQQDATCIYHPGAQKQARKKQAPKLPLQQVAVEKP